The DNA sequence TGGACTCGTTTGAATGGAACTGTGGTGCGCTGTATTGTGGGCAAAGCGAAATTGTGGTAAATATTTGTCCCACTTCCGATGATTTTCGTCGATGAATGCTGTTATCATTGTCTTGAGCACTCGATTAACTCGTTCAACTGGATCTGCTTGTGGGTGATATGGTGGTGTTGTCATATGCCGAAATCCCACTCGCTCTGCGAGAGATCTGATGTCTCTATTTACAAACTCTGTACCGTTATCTGTCAAAAGGACTGGAGCTTCACTTATCGCTATACCTGTAGCTCGCCTAAGTGGTCGTAACTCAATCCACTTAGTATACAAGTCCGGTATTACCAGTAGATAGGCATGTCCTTTTATACTCTTTGGTAATGGACCCATGATGTCTGTAGCGATAACTGACCATGGCGCCTCCACTTTCTTTTTACCCACGAAGCCTGCAGGTGGTGCTTGTTCCACTTTGGTACGCTGACAAGTTTCACAGCCTCGAACAAATTTCACCACGTCCTGGAACATATTTGGCCAACAATAATTCACTGCAAGTCGTCTGTAAGTCTTGTCGACTTCTAGGTGTCCGGCTCCGGGTGTAGCGTGACACTCGGTGATGACTTGTTGATGGAACGCCCGTCTCACGGCTAATTTCCATGCGTTGCGGTCTTCTAATTCGGCTTCCACCAAATTTGATGGATTGTGATAGTATTAGCTTTCTCCATCTACTCGCCAACCTGGAAATTTACCGGGTCTCCGTTGTACATCTCTTATTCTCCTATTGTACCAACGGTCCACATCATCTGCGATGACAGCTAGAGCTTCTTTCTGATCTTCTGGAATTCTCGATAACGGGTCTGGAACGTGATGTAGTGCACTTTTACGATGAATAATCGTAAACCGATACTGCATCAACTCTATTGCCCATCTGGCAAGTCTACCTGTTGGGTTTTTCAGATTATGTAACCAACGTAGACTGCTGTAATCTGTAACTACTGTAAACTCGTATCCCTCTAAGTAACACCTGAACTTACGAATTGACCAGATGACTGCATGACATTCTTGCTTTGTAACGGTGTACTTACACTCGGCGTCCGTTAATGATCGGCTTGCATACGCAATGACGCGTTCTTGACCATCGATGACTTGTGTCAAGGCAGCGCCGAGTCCTACTAAACTCGCATCGGTCTGTAGCGTAAACGGCAGCTTGAAATCTGGACATGCTAGTACTAGAGCAGAGGTGAGATGCTCCTTCAGAGTTATCATAGCCATGTCCTGCTCTGTATCCCACTCCCAAAGTTGATTTTTCTTCAGTAACTTTGTGAGAGATGACGCGATAGTTGCAAACTCAGGAATGAATCGTCGATACCATGACGCCATTCTCAAGAATTTTCTCAGCTGTTTGATGTTACGAGGAGCTGGGAATTCCCGTACAGCTGAAGTCTTCTCTAGATCGATCTGTAGTCCTTCTGAATTCACAATGAATCCTAAGTCGTGAACCTCTGAGCAACAAAATTCGCTCTTCTCCCGGTTGATTGTTAATCCGGCTTGCTGTAACTTTTCTAATACTTTCTGCAGCCATATCAGGTGTTCCTCGTATGTCTCCGTCACGATAATAATGTCATCGAGATATACGAACACGTATGGATGCATTTCTGGACCAATTAGTTGGTCAATCATACGCTGGAATGTTGCTGGAGCGTTTGTTAGGCCAAAAGGCATTCTTTTAAACTGGAACAGTCCACGACCAGGCACTACAAAAGCAGTTTTCGGTCTTGCTCGTTCGGTAAGCGGTATCTGGAAATAAGCTTGACTTAAATCGAGAGTTGTGATGTATCTGGCTCGTCTTAGTTGATCCAGTATGCTTGTCATATTGGGGATCGGGTAGGCATCTTTTACTGTAACTGCATTCAATTTTCGGTAGTCAATGCAGAACCACCATTTCCCATTTGGCTTCTTCACCTAAACTACTGGACTAGACCACTCACTGTGGGATACCTGAATGATATCATCGTCTAGCATCTTGTCAACTTCTTTCCATATAGCTTCCAGGAGTATTGGCGTGACGTTGTACGGTTTTTGTTTGACTGGTGGATTGTCTCCAAAGTCAATGTCATGCTCTGCAAATTTGGTAACTCCTAGTTTTCCTGGAGgacgaatatttttatccacGAACGTCTGTAGCGTGTCTCGCTCTGCTGGGCTTAATGACTGGATTCCACAACAGATAATTGCACACGATGGAGTTGTCTCTGCTGTAAACTGGAACTTGCTGTCAGGTTGAAAATCAATCATCATCTCCATCTTCTTGAGGAAATCCAACCCTAGTACACATGGTTGGGATAGTGAtggcattaaatataattttgctgtaGCTGTTTGATTTCCTATCTGCAACTCAACAGTCGTCATTTGATTAACTTGCTGTATATCTCCGTTCGCGAGTATCACTCGTCGTGTTGATACGGTCTCGGGCGATAAACGTAGTTGAGTAACTAGAGCGATTCCCTCAGGTCCTAGAAATGATTTTGAGGCTCCTGAGTCTATCAAAGCTTTCAGTGGATATCCTGCTATCCAAGCTGTGATAAAAAAAGCTGTAGGTTACTTCTTGCTGTTGCTCTCAAGGGCATTCTGTAACTGATTACTATAATACATCTCGTCGGGTAACAGTGACCCGTTATCTTTTTCTATGATTGACTGAGTGAAGTCAATCACATCCTGACCGAATTTTATAGTACCATAAATATCTGTAACGGTGCCGGTCATACTTTGGCAAGTCCTGTCCGACTCTGTACAATCACCTAGTGAGTCTCGAGTCGGTCAATGACTCACTACTTCTCCTTTCCTGGATTGCAGAAAGGACAACTTGTTGTTGTCACTCCGGATGCTCGACACTTGAAGCAAAAGCGTCGTCGAGGGTCAGGACAGTTCCTATGACGATGTCCTGTCTTATCGCAGTTCCAACATCGGAACTCGTCAGCTGTTGTTGCAAAAACTGGAGCTGGAATCTCAGTTTTCGACTTCTCTGGATCTATAACAATGCTGGATGCTAGGGGTTCCAGCAAATCTTTGGTAGCCCTAGTATCGTTTTCTTTAACTGGCCGTTTTGTTCTCTCTGAGAACCTCTGATGTTTATTTGCTTGACGGCCATGTCTCGTTAGCTGGAGCGCGTCGAGGTGTTCAGCGAGGACCTCATCTTCTGAGTAGTCGTCCTCTTCATCTTCTACTTCATCATCTTGAGCTGCTCTCAATTGAACGATTCGATGGCGACGTCGATCGCGATCACGGGACTCTGGAGCTCTATCTCCTATAGAGTTTCGTTGCTGTAAGTGTCGCGGTTGCGTTTGGTATGCAAACGAGGGACACATTGAGTTGCGAGGTAATGGTAGTGGTCGATAATTACTCGCTCGCTGTATTATACGCTCTTGGCGTATAGCACGACTCTCTAACTCGCCCATAGAACAACAGTCATGCACTGAGATGACTAACTGGAGCGACGGTAGCATGTTACGATGCGTGTATCTGATCCGTTCTACCTCTGGCCATGGCGGATTAGTACGTGAAAATAAGCCATTCATGCAGGCAATATACTGACTTATTGGCTCTTCGTGGGCCTGCGTGCGATTTGAGATTTCTTCACGTAACGACATCTGATAGTCTGGATCTGCAAATCTGGATCTCATAGCTTGCTTTACATCAGACCATCTTCTGAAGCTATGTACGCGACCTCGATACCATATCAAAGCCGCACCACGTACAGAGAAGGGGATAGCTTTAATTAAATCCTCATCCCTCACTGTAACAATACTTAAGCCTTCATCGAATCTCATGATGAAGTTCTCGACGTCCTCGTCGAGTGCGCCACTAAACTGCACATGCCACTTATGCATCATGTTCAGCAGGGTGGTTGCTCGTATGGGTGCTGGAGCTCGTGGATCGTAATCCATGTCGTTCTCACCCGGAAATTCATAATCTTCAGGCCTTGGCCGTACTGAATGTCTCACGGATCGACCCCGTGGTGATTGGCGATAGTCTGTAGCATTTACATGCAATGTTTGCTCGGTTTGTAGACCAAAGTCACGACTGTAGCGTTTTTTCTTAGGTATCGCCTCGGTAAATCCTACTGGTGGGTCGGTGTTATTGTCGTTGGTATCTCGTTTTTCTGTATCATCACCACCGGCTGCATTTTATGTGTCAAACAGCAGATTCAATGgtaattgaaaatgaaatctCAAGTCTTCATCATCTTCACTGGAGTTCGACCGTTCACCAGGTCTTTTCTGTTTACCTGGATCACTAGACTTTCCTCGTCCGCCCGTCATTTTAGCAAGCACTTTTACCGTGTGTAATAAACTACCTTTTTCTGATTTAAACAGAGAAATGATAGTAGATAGAAAAATAAGGAAGGACGAAAATACTGTAGCGttgatttattaacaattaaactGAATCTacggtaaaatattttctgtagCGTTgacttaattgatttaattttttatcaaaataattgataaattagaCTGTAACTATTTAACAGAAACtgttaaattactttaattaagtGATTTAATAGTTgtcaaacaattaataaatcacaCTGTAGCTTTTCAACTAAACCAATAATTActgaagaataattattaacttaaacTGTAACTGTATGGAATCgatataataaatgaagaactcaatttattatactgaacaattattcgtaattaattaatattattattaatttatttatttaattaattatctgtagctgaattgaatatttaataactgtATTAAACGTAATTGACTGGAAAACGGACGCTATTAAGCACAAAgaactttgataaaattttgcgaAACTGCAGACACGTCTGAAGCGCACGAAAAATCACCAATGAATGATGGACAATGGATGACTCTATCGGGTGGTGTCGATATGTTCGTTGTACCCCCAATTATTCTTTTGGGTGTCTGTAATTGGTTATCAGTTTCTACCCGAGCGTCTTAGCCAATTAGGGACTCTCTGAGGCCCTAGTACCCACTACTGGTGTTAGCCCACCTAAGGGTAAGTCCGGCTGGCTTGCGTTTCCCCGCCAACTTCCGAGATTTTCTGGAATTGCGAGCCTCTCGCTCTAACTGTAGCGGCACGTGTCGATGTCTTCGACTCTGCACTTCAACCCATAGGGAGTGAGAGGTTTACATGCCTCAACTTGTTGTTTACACTACGAGACTGTAACTTATTGACGCAGTAACGTCTTAATCCTCTGTAACTCGAGTACTTAACAAAGAATCTTTGTAGTTCCTTGAACTGTAAACGAAT is a window from the Microplitis demolitor isolate Queensland-Clemson2020A chromosome 4, iyMicDemo2.1a, whole genome shotgun sequence genome containing:
- the LOC128667533 gene encoding uncharacterized protein LOC128667533, with the translated sequence MTGGRGKSSDPAGGDDTEKRDTNDNNTDPPVGFTEAIPKKKRYSRDFGLQTEQTLHVNATDYRQSPRGRSVRHSVRPRPEDYEFPGENDMDYDPRAPAPIRATTLLNMMHKWHVQFSGALDEDVENFIMRFDEGLSIVTVRDEDLIKAIPFSVRGAALIWYRGRVHSFRRWSDVKQAMRSRFADPDYQMSLREEISNRTQAHEEPISQYIACMNGLFSRTNPPWPEVERIRYTHRNMLPSLQLVISVHDCCSMGELESRAIRQERIIQRASNYRPLPLPRNSMCPSFAYQTQPRHLQQRNSIGDRAPESRDRDRRRHRIVQLRAAQDDEVEDEEDDYSEDEVLAEHLDALQLTRHGRQANKHQRFSERTKRPVKENDTRATKDLLEPLASSIVIDPEKSKTEIPAPVFATTADEFRSWIAGYPLKALIDSGASKSFLGPEGIALVTQLRLSPETVSTRRVILANGDIQQVNQMTTVELQIGNQTATAKLYLMPSLSQPCVLGLDFLKKMEMMIDFQPDSKFQFTAETTPSCAIICCGIQSLSPAERDTLQTFVDKNIRPPGKLGVTKFAEHDIDFGDNPPVKQKPYNVTPILLEAIWKEVDKMLDDDIIQVSHITVKDAYPIPNMTSILDQLRRARYITTLDLSQAYFQIPLTERARPKTAFVVPGRGLFQFKRMPFGLTNAPATFQRMIDQLIGPEMHPYVFVYLDDIIIVTETYEEHLIWLQKVLEKLQQAGLTINREKSEFCCSEVHDLGFIVNSEGLQIDLEKTSAVREFPAPRNIKQLRKFLRMASWYRRFIPEFATIASSLTKLLKKNQLWEWDTEQDMAMITLKEHLTSALVLACPDFKLPFTLQTDASLVGLGAALTQVIDGQERVIAYASRSLTDAECKYTVTKQECHAVIWSIRKFRCYLEGYEFTVVTDYSSLRWLHNLKNPTGRLARWAIELMQYRFTIIHRKSALHHVPDPLSRIPEDQKEALAVIADDVDRWYNRRIRDVQRRPAELEDRNAWKLAVRRAFHQQVITECHATPGAGHLEVDKTYRRLAVNYCWPNMFQDVVKFVRGCETCQRTKVEQAPPAGFVGKKKVEAPWSVIATDIMGPLPKSIKGHAYLLVIPDLYTKWIELRPLRRATGIAISEAPVLLTDNGTEFVNRDIRSLAERVGFRHMTTPPYHPQADPVERVNRVLKTMITAFIDENHRKWDKYLPQFRFAHNTAHHSSIQTSPAFLNTGRELSATGSLRQEVEGESEFIHGLLQEWQARMRQLNNLRKSIVYALDTAFQ